One part of the Terrimicrobium sacchariphilum genome encodes these proteins:
- a CDS encoding PEP-CTERM sorting domain-containing protein — protein sequence MVNPEASAAERHRRGGDQDLAYFLLLPPPDCPAKPDSRPLTSPMKSLLPFTPSSRTETLRRRTPGTRSRLLLAGAAAAALSALPAPAHADAAFHYLARLGFYGTQEYNNPWGGSTTYVSHYIDGFVYTGTSDRFNYGSNNGNAAWAATADGVSRRIGLYSTREFSTYSNLQVSEIKGLSANGYVAGTSYRYDDNSNNNGKAAWIANGLTGETTRVGLYQGAEFTSSTNQQTSEVVGITSTGYAAGTSIRYNGATNTGLAAWVADSTGTTTRIGFYDQGGGNEFTNGSGIQRSEVSQVTADGYIAGTSLRYKGSTFDGYGQALWIANAATGATTRIGLYQGSEFHTSNDYQYSFYDSGNSTGVGPVTGITQRFNNSASTWTSYGYATWAVNHATGETLRTGLYDQGGGNEFTSSTGSQQSQTNLWSAAGVVGGYTYRYNGTSTQLGYAAWIANVNTGLNTRVGFYDQGGGNTFTSDTGYQFSFLGSMNATGYASGSSNIYNGGSTQLGSAAWFTNPDGVTTRVGFTDGAYTADNGAQLSGLARISTSGYMAGMSARYSGTNQISRDAWVGHTSNPTALTRVGLYDQGGGNTFTSSSGQQYSDVSGVLNNGTAFGTALIFHGGSSDSGTATWAASPTGTSTRIGLYDQAGGNTYTSDTGYQYSYIGQYNDNGFITGTSYRYNGESDQYGQTAWLYNSSTNETVGFDMSVRASDGYGVSSIVRLLDDGSALGTFNLFNGDTDLGQRSFAYLIGIGTFILDESVDVNLASLNWQNLGTAFALSQSGLLLGAAQTNNLGYGAYLLQATAVPEPSTWVLIGLGVAAFLVLHIRRRSRRQDA from the coding sequence ATGGTAAACCCCGAAGCCTCGGCTGCCGAAAGACACCGCCGCGGAGGCGATCAGGATCTGGCGTATTTCCTGCTCCTTCCGCCACCGGACTGTCCTGCCAAACCCGACAGCCGCCCGCTCACGTCACCTATGAAAAGCCTGCTGCCATTCACGCCGTCATCGCGCACTGAAACCCTCCGTCGCCGGACCCCCGGCACCCGCTCCCGCCTCCTGCTTGCAGGCGCGGCGGCCGCCGCTCTCTCGGCATTACCTGCTCCCGCCCATGCCGACGCGGCCTTTCACTACCTCGCGCGCCTCGGCTTTTACGGCACCCAGGAGTACAACAACCCCTGGGGCGGCAGCACGACCTACGTGAGCCACTACATCGACGGATTTGTCTATACCGGCACGTCCGATCGCTTCAACTACGGGTCCAACAACGGCAACGCCGCCTGGGCCGCCACGGCCGACGGCGTATCGCGCCGCATCGGACTCTACAGCACGCGGGAGTTTTCCACCTACTCAAATCTCCAGGTCTCCGAGATCAAGGGCCTCTCCGCCAACGGCTACGTCGCCGGCACCTCCTACCGGTACGACGACAACTCCAACAACAACGGCAAGGCCGCCTGGATCGCCAATGGCCTCACGGGTGAAACCACCCGCGTCGGCCTTTACCAGGGTGCGGAATTCACCAGCAGCACCAACCAGCAGACCAGCGAGGTCGTCGGCATCACCTCCACCGGCTACGCCGCAGGCACCTCCATCCGCTACAACGGCGCGACCAACACCGGTCTCGCCGCCTGGGTGGCCGACTCCACCGGCACCACCACCCGCATCGGATTTTACGACCAGGGCGGAGGCAACGAATTCACCAATGGCAGCGGCATCCAGCGCAGCGAGGTGAGCCAGGTCACCGCCGACGGCTACATCGCCGGCACGTCGCTGCGCTACAAGGGGTCCACCTTCGACGGCTACGGCCAGGCCCTCTGGATCGCCAATGCCGCCACCGGCGCGACCACCCGCATCGGCCTCTACCAGGGTTCCGAGTTTCACACCTCCAACGACTACCAGTATTCCTTCTACGACAGCGGCAACAGCACCGGCGTCGGCCCCGTCACCGGCATCACCCAGCGGTTCAACAACTCGGCGAGCACCTGGACCAGCTACGGCTACGCCACCTGGGCCGTCAACCACGCCACCGGCGAGACCCTCCGCACCGGCCTCTACGACCAGGGCGGCGGCAATGAGTTCACCTCCAGCACCGGCAGCCAGCAGAGCCAGACCAACCTCTGGAGCGCCGCAGGCGTCGTCGGCGGCTACACCTACCGGTACAATGGCACCAGCACCCAGCTCGGCTATGCCGCCTGGATCGCCAATGTCAACACGGGCCTCAACACCCGCGTCGGATTCTACGACCAGGGCGGAGGCAATACCTTCACCAGCGACACCGGCTACCAGTTCAGCTTCCTCGGTTCGATGAATGCCACCGGCTACGCCTCCGGCTCGTCCAACATCTACAACGGCGGCAGCACCCAGCTCGGCTCCGCCGCGTGGTTCACCAATCCCGACGGCGTCACCACCCGCGTCGGCTTCACCGACGGAGCCTACACGGCCGACAACGGCGCGCAGCTCAGCGGCCTGGCCCGTATCTCGACGAGCGGCTACATGGCCGGCATGTCCGCCCGCTACTCCGGCACGAACCAGATCTCCCGCGACGCCTGGGTCGGCCACACCAGCAACCCCACCGCCCTCACCCGTGTGGGCCTCTATGATCAGGGCGGAGGCAATACCTTCACCTCCAGCTCCGGCCAGCAGTACAGCGACGTCTCCGGCGTGCTCAACAACGGCACCGCCTTTGGCACCGCCCTCATCTTTCACGGTGGCAGCTCCGACAGCGGCACCGCCACCTGGGCCGCCAGCCCGACCGGCACATCCACCCGCATCGGCCTTTACGACCAGGCTGGAGGCAATACCTACACCAGCGACACCGGCTACCAGTATTCCTACATCGGCCAGTACAACGACAACGGCTTCATCACCGGCACGTCGTACCGCTACAATGGCGAGTCCGACCAGTACGGCCAGACCGCCTGGCTCTACAACTCCTCGACCAACGAGACCGTCGGCTTTGACATGAGCGTGCGCGCCAGCGACGGCTACGGCGTCTCCTCCATCGTGCGCCTGCTCGACGACGGCTCCGCTCTCGGCACGTTCAACCTCTTCAACGGCGACACCGACCTCGGGCAGCGCTCCTTTGCCTACCTCATCGGCATCGGCACCTTCATCCTCGATGAAAGCGTCGACGTGAACCTCGCCTCGCTCAACTGGCAGAACCTCGGCACCGCCTTTGCCCTCAGCCAGAGCGGTCTGCTCCTCGGCGCGGCCCAGACAAACAACCTCGGCTACGGCGCCTACCTCCTCCAGGCCACCGCCGTGCCCGAGCCCTCCACCTGGGTCCTCATCGGCCTCGGCGTCGCCGCCTTCCTCGTCCTGCACATCCGCCGCCGCTCGCGCCGCCAGGACGCCTAG
- a CDS encoding DUF4410 domain-containing protein produces MTTARFLKTSLAAAALGLALLLGAGCASVSVKESNWVMEPPRLPSRIYVAPFTIRDDGMRVDRQGLDLYEFRQQFAQDFAAALAERLNKNVAPSQAGPPPPQPAPGTWVITGEFVRMNQGSRALRGLVGLGFGGTKMETITRIWQIGPGGQPVIIGGIITVGGSGAAPGAIPSGPYTGGPTLVLTASSTGLSFDAKRSARMITATISEKLTAMGYNLPTRPMRPKRLGSLPIL; encoded by the coding sequence GTGACCACCGCCCGCTTCCTGAAGACCTCCCTCGCCGCTGCCGCGCTCGGCCTCGCCCTGCTCCTCGGAGCCGGGTGCGCCTCCGTGAGCGTGAAGGAGTCCAACTGGGTCATGGAGCCTCCGCGCCTGCCCAGCCGCATCTATGTCGCCCCCTTTACCATTCGCGATGACGGCATGCGCGTCGACCGGCAGGGGCTGGATCTCTACGAGTTTCGCCAGCAGTTCGCGCAGGATTTCGCCGCCGCCCTCGCCGAGCGCCTGAATAAAAACGTCGCCCCCTCCCAGGCTGGCCCGCCGCCGCCCCAGCCCGCACCCGGCACCTGGGTCATCACCGGGGAATTTGTCCGCATGAACCAGGGCAGCCGCGCCCTCCGCGGCCTCGTCGGCCTCGGGTTTGGCGGCACGAAGATGGAAACCATCACGCGCATCTGGCAGATCGGCCCCGGCGGCCAGCCCGTCATCATCGGCGGCATCATCACCGTCGGCGGCTCCGGCGCAGCCCCCGGCGCGATCCCCAGCGGCCCGTACACCGGCGGCCCCACGCTCGTGCTCACGGCCTCCTCCACCGGACTGTCCTTTGACGCCAAGCGGTCCGCCCGCATGATCACCGCCACCATCTCCGAGAAGCTCACCGCCATGGGCTACAATCTCCCCACCAGGCCCATGCGCCCGAAGCGCCTCGGCTCCCTCCCCATCCTCTAG
- a CDS encoding PLD nuclease N-terminal domain-containing protein, whose amino-acid sequence MSLPALLCIASAAGFLIWIIALVSHLRRTDYSDTDKIVWTIVLCTLNFLGVILYFFLAPPGDQRVLSEAELKEKLNRQ is encoded by the coding sequence ATGTCCCTACCCGCCCTGCTCTGCATCGCCTCCGCCGCCGGCTTCCTGATCTGGATCATCGCCCTGGTCTCACACCTGCGCAGGACCGATTACTCCGACACCGACAAGATCGTGTGGACCATCGTGCTCTGCACCCTGAATTTCCTCGGCGTCATCCTCTACTTTTTCCTCGCCCCCCCGGGAGACCAGCGCGTCCTGAGCGAAGCGGAACTCAAGGAAAAACTTAACCGACAATAA
- a CDS encoding LytR/AlgR family response regulator transcription factor, with protein MSIRVMVIDDVEVERRLLRGWIGAHRDLELVGEASSVDMAREEIGRLRPDVIFLDVQIGESDGFRLLRGLSWRPTVVFVSAWPHYAIDAFAVEAADYLLKPVTAARFATTVQRLVRLQEGGGAGPLDSGDQICLNSTTSSQVVPVGAMRVLVADGDFTRVLVAGKPEVLVCRRLGAFEETLPMPPFARLDRSLIVNVPYIDRLERLGRNDARLWMQGLRVPLEIGRTAMERLRSLMP; from the coding sequence ATGAGCATCCGGGTGATGGTGATCGATGACGTGGAGGTCGAGCGGCGGTTGCTGCGCGGCTGGATCGGCGCACACCGGGACCTGGAGCTGGTGGGCGAGGCGTCGAGCGTCGACATGGCGCGGGAGGAGATCGGGCGGCTGCGGCCGGATGTGATCTTCCTCGACGTGCAGATCGGCGAGTCGGATGGCTTCCGGCTGTTGCGCGGGCTGAGCTGGCGGCCCACGGTGGTGTTTGTGAGCGCATGGCCGCACTACGCGATCGATGCGTTTGCGGTGGAGGCGGCGGATTACTTGTTGAAGCCGGTGACGGCGGCGCGCTTTGCGACGACGGTGCAGCGGCTGGTGCGGCTGCAGGAGGGTGGCGGGGCGGGTCCCCTGGACTCGGGCGACCAGATTTGCCTGAACTCGACGACGTCGTCGCAGGTGGTGCCCGTGGGGGCGATGCGCGTGCTGGTGGCGGACGGGGATTTCACCCGCGTGCTGGTGGCGGGAAAGCCCGAGGTGCTGGTGTGCCGGAGGCTGGGGGCCTTTGAGGAGACGCTGCCGATGCCGCCCTTTGCGCGGCTGGACAGGTCGCTCATCGTGAATGTGCCGTACATCGACCGCCTGGAGCGGCTGGGTCGCAACGACGCCCGGCTGTGGATGCAGGGCCTGCGCGTGCCGCTCGAGATCGGGCGCACCGCGATGGAGCGTCTGCGCAGCCTCATGCCCTGA
- a CDS encoding ABC transporter substrate-binding protein: protein MRIGVLTILAAVAASPSVHALDHVVLQLKWRHQFQFAGYYAAVTQGYYREAGFDVELREAGPETDTVEEVLSGRAQYGVGTSDLVLARSQGKPVVVLAVIYQHSPFVLLTPARSGIEDVQSLADKPIMMENGAAELLAFFRNEGVDPARLKILPHSFDEHDLLNGHAVAMSAYSTDEPYKLKAEGVPYLTFSPRTAGIDFYGDNLFTSESELRDHPERVRAFLDASVRGWVYAMKHQEEIVNYILANYPRGKSRDHLLFEAAETARLLHPELIEIGYVNPGRWQSIAETYADLGMMPHHQRLDGFVYERDPRIDWRRYAWPIGIVGALALAGGGWALVATRMNRVLHREVGTRRQAEADATRASEAKTRFLAVLAHEVRSPLSGIISSLHLWRQEKDPATREEVAAIAQTSAHTLLQTVDEILHHSEIESGAEIAIQLRPVAVRDFLGEIITHFRASATLKSLDLGLEIDPAVPDTLALDPLRLRQILSNLITNALKFTDEGFVRLHASLEPAAASGDRQLILEVVDSGPGLTPAQIERIFTPYTQADQTIAHRYGGTGLGLSISSDLARRLGGDISVESDGRTGTTFTVRLPVPQGNTAAAG from the coding sequence ATGCGGATAGGGGTGTTGACGATCCTGGCTGCGGTGGCAGCCAGCCCGTCCGTCCATGCCCTCGACCATGTGGTGCTGCAGCTGAAGTGGCGGCATCAGTTTCAATTTGCCGGCTACTATGCCGCGGTCACGCAGGGGTATTACCGCGAGGCGGGTTTTGATGTGGAACTGCGCGAGGCGGGTCCGGAGACCGACACCGTGGAGGAGGTCCTCTCGGGCCGGGCGCAGTACGGCGTGGGCACTTCTGACCTGGTGCTGGCGCGGTCGCAGGGGAAGCCTGTGGTCGTCCTCGCCGTCATCTACCAGCACTCGCCCTTTGTCCTGCTCACGCCCGCCAGATCGGGCATCGAGGATGTGCAGTCGCTGGCGGACAAGCCCATCATGATGGAAAACGGCGCGGCGGAGTTGCTCGCCTTTTTCCGCAATGAAGGCGTGGACCCCGCGCGGCTGAAGATCCTCCCCCACAGCTTTGACGAGCACGACCTGCTCAATGGCCACGCCGTCGCCATGTCGGCCTACTCGACGGACGAACCCTACAAGCTCAAGGCCGAGGGCGTGCCGTACCTCACCTTCAGCCCGCGCACGGCGGGGATTGATTTTTACGGAGACAATCTCTTCACCTCCGAGTCCGAGCTGCGCGACCATCCCGAGCGTGTGCGCGCCTTTCTCGACGCCTCCGTGCGCGGCTGGGTCTACGCCATGAAACACCAGGAGGAAATCGTCAACTACATCCTGGCCAACTACCCGCGAGGCAAGAGCCGCGATCATCTCCTCTTTGAAGCGGCCGAGACGGCCAGGCTCCTCCACCCCGAGCTGATCGAGATCGGCTATGTGAACCCCGGCCGCTGGCAGTCCATCGCCGAGACGTATGCAGACCTCGGCATGATGCCGCACCATCAGCGGCTCGACGGGTTTGTCTACGAACGCGACCCGCGCATCGACTGGCGGCGCTACGCCTGGCCCATCGGCATCGTCGGCGCGCTCGCCCTCGCCGGCGGCGGCTGGGCGCTCGTCGCCACGCGCATGAACCGCGTCCTCCACCGCGAGGTCGGCACGCGGCGGCAGGCGGAAGCCGACGCCACCCGCGCCAGCGAGGCCAAGACGCGCTTCCTCGCCGTGCTCGCCCACGAGGTGCGCTCGCCCCTCTCGGGCATCATCAGCTCGCTCCACCTCTGGCGGCAGGAAAAGGACCCCGCCACGCGCGAGGAGGTGGCCGCCATCGCGCAGACCTCCGCCCACACGCTGCTACAGACCGTCGACGAGATCCTCCACCACTCCGAGATCGAGTCCGGCGCGGAGATCGCCATCCAGCTCCGCCCTGTCGCAGTGCGCGACTTCCTCGGCGAGATCATCACCCACTTCCGCGCCTCCGCCACGCTGAAGTCCCTCGACCTCGGCCTCGAGATCGACCCCGCCGTCCCCGACACCCTCGCGCTCGATCCCCTGCGGCTCCGCCAGATCCTCTCCAACCTCATCACCAACGCCCTGAAATTCACCGACGAGGGCTTTGTCCGGCTCCACGCCTCCCTGGAACCTGCCGCCGCCAGCGGCGATCGCCAGCTCATTCTTGAAGTCGTCGACTCCGGCCCCGGCCTCACCCCTGCACAGATCGAGCGCATCTTCACCCCCTACACCCAGGCCGATCAAACCATCGCCCACCGCTACGGCGGCACCGGCCTCGGGCTCTCCATCTCCTCCGACCTCGCCCGCCGCCTCGGCGGCGACATCTCGGTCGAGAGCGACGGCCGCACCGGCACCACCTTCACCGTCCGCCTCCCCGTTCCCCAGGGCAACACCGCCGCCGCAGGCTGA